In Dysgonomonadaceae bacterium zrk40, one genomic interval encodes:
- a CDS encoding efflux RND transporter periplasmic adaptor subunit, which translates to MKPLKLVTALSLTYLLFSCSSNSSGEYDATGSFEATEIIVSSQANGVLLDLTVEDGDQLNEGQKVGQIDSTQLYLQKMSLLSNAEGIRSQQPDIRKQTAAIQEQIRTLERERARVKNLLASNAANQKQLDDIEAQINVQQKQLLALTSTLEKSSKSISAQSSTLEIQIAQLNDQLEKTQIVSPISGTVLNTYAEAGELATMGTPLFKIADTSTLFLRAYVTNDQLAQIKLNDEVTVRVDNGEGNMKTYNGTIRWISDKSEFTPKTIQTKNERANLVYALKIAVPNDGYLKIGMYGEVKFK; encoded by the coding sequence ATGAAGCCATTAAAATTAGTAACCGCACTTTCTCTCACCTACCTCTTGTTTTCATGCAGCAGCAACAGCAGCGGAGAATATGACGCCACAGGGTCATTCGAAGCCACGGAAATCATTGTATCGTCGCAAGCCAACGGAGTATTACTTGATCTGACGGTAGAGGATGGGGATCAGTTGAATGAAGGGCAGAAGGTGGGGCAGATAGACAGCACCCAACTTTACCTCCAGAAAATGAGTCTTCTCTCAAATGCTGAAGGAATCCGCTCACAACAACCTGATATTCGAAAGCAGACGGCAGCAATTCAGGAACAAATCAGAACCCTGGAAAGAGAACGGGCACGAGTAAAAAACCTGCTTGCATCCAATGCAGCCAACCAGAAGCAACTCGATGACATAGAGGCACAGATTAACGTCCAGCAGAAGCAACTTTTGGCGCTGACCTCAACACTGGAAAAGAGCAGCAAAAGTATCTCCGCGCAAAGCTCTACCCTCGAAATACAGATTGCTCAGCTGAACGATCAGCTTGAAAAGACACAAATCGTTTCGCCTATTTCGGGAACAGTGCTGAATACATATGCCGAGGCGGGCGAATTAGCCACCATGGGTACTCCCCTCTTTAAAATTGCAGATACAAGCACCCTCTTTTTGAGAGCATACGTAACAAACGACCAGCTGGCACAGATTAAACTGAATGATGAGGTTACAGTGAGGGTGGACAACGGTGAAGGCAACATGAAAACATACAATGGTACGATCCGTTGGATATCCGACAAATCAGAGTTCACACCCAAAACAATACAGACTAAAAATGAGCGAGCCAACCTGGTCTATGCGCTAAAAATCGCTGTTCCTAACGATGGCTATCTGAAGATTGGCATGTATGGGGAGGTGAAGTTTAAATAA
- a CDS encoding TetR/AcrR family transcriptional regulator, translated as MKESISTEEKIIRAADKIFTQKGYAATRTREIAEEAGTNLALLNYYFGSKEKLFKNVVREKLKMLLSAMGPIASDEAIPIDEKIRMISENYTRLLLENEDLPLFILNEWSVNKKLFADLIRETRQHAEPVIEKQLRESNMAITLEDLIVNTLGMIMFPFIAKPMILSSGLVQEDQFAMFVEKRKEMIPEWIISITK; from the coding sequence ATGAAGGAATCAATTTCGACAGAAGAAAAAATAATCCGTGCTGCCGACAAAATCTTTACCCAAAAGGGATACGCAGCTACCCGAACCCGGGAGATTGCAGAGGAGGCGGGTACCAACCTGGCGTTACTGAACTACTATTTTGGCAGCAAGGAGAAGCTGTTCAAGAACGTGGTGCGAGAGAAACTGAAAATGTTGCTGAGTGCGATGGGACCGATTGCATCGGACGAAGCCATCCCCATCGATGAGAAAATCAGGATGATCTCAGAAAACTATACGCGGCTGCTGCTCGAAAACGAGGATCTCCCCCTCTTCATCCTGAACGAGTGGTCTGTCAATAAAAAACTGTTTGCGGACCTCATACGGGAGACCCGTCAGCATGCGGAGCCGGTGATTGAAAAACAACTCAGGGAGAGTAACATGGCGATCACCCTAGAGGATCTGATAGTCAACACGCTGGGCATGATCATGTTCCCCTTTATAGCTAAGCCGATGATACTTTCCTCGGGGTTGGTGCAGGAAGATCAGTTTGCAATGTTCGTGGAAAAACGCAAAGAGATGATCCCGGAATGGATTATTTCAATAACCAAATAA
- a CDS encoding diacylglycerol kinase family protein — protein sequence MKYIKNRIYSFRCAFRGIGLLFRETPNALIQLGAAIAALLMGLFFHISKVEWLILVLLIGLVLSLEAINSALEHLSDYASRKEIHPTIKKVKDLSAAAVLIMAMAALVVGVSIFLPRIVLLFE from the coding sequence ATGAAATATATTAAAAACAGAATCTATTCATTCAGATGTGCTTTCCGGGGTATCGGCTTACTTTTCCGGGAGACGCCCAATGCTTTGATTCAGTTGGGTGCGGCAATAGCGGCACTGCTGATGGGCCTGTTTTTTCACATTTCGAAAGTGGAGTGGCTGATTCTGGTTCTGTTGATCGGCTTGGTACTGTCACTGGAAGCAATCAACAGTGCCCTGGAACATCTCTCCGATTATGCCTCCAGAAAGGAGATCCATCCCACCATCAAAAAGGTGAAAGATCTCTCCGCGGCAGCGGTGCTGATCATGGCTATGGCAGCACTTGTAGTCGGTGTTTCCATCTTTCTCCCCAGAATTGTATTGCTTTTTGAATGA
- a CDS encoding ABC transporter ATP-binding protein translates to MIEVENLNKSYRKGNIKALNGISFQVNDGEIFGVIGPDGAGKSSLFRILASLILPDSGIAIMNGLDVVKDYRKVRQIIGYMPGRFSLYQDLSVKENLAFFATLFHTTIEENYYLIKDIYQQIEPFKNRRAGALSGGMKQKLALSCALIHKPEILILDEPTTGVDPVSRKEFWDMLGRLREQGITILVSTAYMDEASRCDRIALIRDGRFIASNTPQGIIDDYAEVLWSVEGPQMSALLTALRDHAGIKTSFAFGDKHHVTVEKGIHPNELKQHLADKGFGDVRIAPVEPSVEDCFMALTN, encoded by the coding sequence ATGATAGAAGTTGAAAACCTGAATAAAAGCTACAGGAAGGGCAACATAAAAGCTCTGAACGGCATCTCCTTCCAGGTGAATGATGGGGAGATATTTGGTGTTATCGGCCCGGATGGTGCCGGAAAGTCATCACTCTTCCGGATTTTGGCTTCGCTGATCCTTCCTGACAGCGGAATAGCAATCATGAACGGGCTCGATGTAGTGAAAGACTACCGGAAAGTACGACAAATCATTGGCTATATGCCCGGCCGTTTTTCTCTATATCAGGATCTGAGCGTGAAGGAGAACCTTGCATTCTTTGCGACGCTCTTTCACACCACCATTGAAGAGAACTATTATCTGATTAAAGATATTTACCAACAGATAGAACCGTTCAAAAATCGCCGTGCAGGTGCCCTTTCCGGGGGTATGAAACAGAAACTGGCATTGAGCTGTGCGCTGATTCACAAGCCTGAGATACTAATCCTTGATGAGCCTACTACCGGTGTGGACCCTGTATCGCGAAAGGAGTTCTGGGATATGCTGGGACGGTTGCGGGAACAGGGGATCACCATCTTGGTCTCCACAGCCTACATGGACGAAGCAAGTCGCTGCGACAGGATCGCACTGATTCGTGATGGAAGGTTCATAGCGAGCAACACACCGCAGGGCATCATTGATGATTATGCAGAGGTTTTGTGGTCTGTCGAGGGTCCTCAAATGTCAGCCCTGCTGACTGCCCTGCGTGACCATGCAGGGATAAAAACGAGCTTTGCTTTTGGTGACAAGCATCATGTTACAGTTGAAAAAGGAATACACCCCAACGAACTAAAGCAGCACCTTGCAGATAAAGGATTCGGCGATGTACGCATTGCTCCTGTCGAACCTAGTGTGGAAGATTGTTTTATGGCATTGACAAATTAG
- a CDS encoding TolC family protein — translation MAEANYPAMARYDIIEKTKAFSLANANKAYLPQGILTSQATWQSDVTQIELDIPDGMPPLEIPVPDQDQYRIVAELNQLIWDGGNVSAQKKSLKANSELEKKQLDTEVYALRERVNNLYFGILLMKESLQQQLILEKELQRNYDNVQTYQLHGLANETDLSTIKVEILKAKQKRIQLEATLDAYLRMLSVVTGQTLTKEMVFVKPNPETEMISPIINRPELQVFTAQEEVIDIQNALLKAKNRPTLSAFAQGGYGKPGLNMFDTEFSPYFLGGVRLSWNFGNLYRYNNDKKKINLQKQTLDSQRKTFLYNLRMQIPQLQTEVEKFQKTMQDDDEIIRHQTLIREAAEVKVENGTMTVSDLMKEINSEEAAKQAKTLHEIQFLMSIYSLKHAVNQ, via the coding sequence ATGGCAGAAGCAAATTACCCTGCCATGGCCAGGTATGATATCATTGAGAAAACAAAGGCGTTCAGCCTCGCAAATGCAAACAAGGCGTACCTCCCACAAGGCATCCTTACATCACAGGCAACATGGCAATCAGATGTGACTCAAATAGAGTTGGACATACCCGATGGGATGCCGCCTCTAGAGATTCCGGTACCGGATCAGGATCAGTACCGAATTGTGGCAGAACTGAATCAGCTGATCTGGGATGGCGGCAATGTCTCAGCACAGAAAAAAAGCTTGAAAGCCAATTCTGAATTGGAGAAGAAGCAACTGGACACAGAGGTCTACGCCTTGAGAGAACGGGTGAACAACCTCTACTTCGGCATCCTGCTGATGAAAGAAAGCCTGCAGCAACAGTTGATTCTGGAAAAAGAATTACAGCGCAACTATGACAATGTGCAAACTTACCAGTTACACGGTTTGGCAAATGAAACCGACCTGAGTACAATAAAAGTAGAGATCCTCAAAGCAAAACAAAAGCGTATCCAATTGGAAGCAACACTGGATGCCTATCTGCGGATGCTTTCGGTTGTAACGGGGCAAACACTCACCAAAGAAATGGTATTTGTAAAACCAAATCCGGAAACTGAAATGATTAGTCCAATCATCAACCGTCCCGAGTTGCAGGTGTTCACTGCACAGGAGGAGGTGATTGATATTCAGAATGCGTTGTTGAAAGCCAAAAACAGGCCCACCTTATCGGCTTTTGCACAGGGAGGGTATGGGAAGCCGGGGCTCAACATGTTTGACACCGAATTTTCACCATACTTCCTGGGGGGGGTACGTTTATCATGGAACTTTGGTAATCTATACAGGTACAACAACGACAAAAAGAAGATCAATCTTCAAAAACAGACACTTGATAGCCAAAGAAAAACGTTTCTCTACAACCTTAGGATGCAGATACCACAACTGCAGACAGAAGTTGAAAAATTCCAAAAGACAATGCAGGATGATGATGAGATCATACGTCACCAAACACTGATTCGGGAAGCAGCTGAGGTGAAGGTGGAAAATGGCACAATGACTGTCTCTGATCTGATGAAGGAGATTAACTCGGAGGAAGCGGCAAAACAGGCAAAGACATTGCACGAAATACAATTCCTCATGTCAATCTATTCACTCAAACATGCAGTGAACCAATAG
- a CDS encoding AAA family ATPase, with product MIDANPYISEIEALSASPLDAVEKVQQLKKILERLCREMTQEESLQFSNLFSRIVFISQKLKLPRQLEWQLQHFRVREKELRREPDKQSALQLYRSAKKAVETLLEIAGRDSSPEDGASAPVKSEGVGSGITLPLSSTLRVQLLQCDPERGELLCSCEDPPGAEIQVRYTHLVTDAPEEDQYNLLRVGAQLNLIDCKTDREGIFTPRLIVLEPDYLVDASALAECFQEYAVTPFHYFRNKFSEKENRSYLLLGNLANFFLDELVFATDPEQLTFDEIFLRSFKQSPFEYTSCADIQSNADFREFMLKARSQFDNIRRVVRDDLPRMEIDLHHCTLEPSFFSERYGFQGRLDLLHLLPGSGEAKIVELKSGRLPYPSGDDSKIALNHEVQTAIYRMMIEGVFGFDSHSLDAAILYSAGNRPGTNLRFAAVWQDLERQITGMRNRIIAHEQALIQGDNQTVEALFNGLFATAAEREKVPAFYRSRVNEMRDLLARCSDFEKAYFYRFIRFVSRELYLQKIGDVAYETPTGLASLWNSDFSERAAALDVLCDLTILEIDDAGSDMTIFFTRNSKDQEIANFREGEICIVYPRSDARDTVLNRQILKGTLVHINSETVEVRFRYKQRNRHYFDNNRLWAIEHDSLDSSFNSMYRSLYAFLGATPSKKELLLGLHPPVNPSLSDENRLPYPQNIIRRAVAAEEYFLIVGPPGTGKTSIFARRLIEEYHRRPECNILVLAYTNRAVDELCDAIHAALGCNEEVCDSYIRVGTELSCAPKYRHRLLQKVAEKAPNRESLRREMEETRIYVATLASILGRMELFTLKHFHLALVDEASQIPEPQLIGLLPRFDKFILIGDHNQLATIVLQQASLSRVEEVPLREAGITDCRESLFERLIRRCADQGWDHATAQLSYQGRMHEEIAAFPARQFYGGNLFTASEWQSEQWQLFPGKNDPIQHLAGSLRTAFLSTEKLNHNCSSDKINESEAVVIVHLLQSIRDLYHANGKKFHPGRVGIIAPYRNQIALIRHRLEASDFPGAEEVMIDTVERFQGSQRDLILLSFCVNKPYQMQFLCNLNHDATVDRKLNVAITRARQQLFLVGNASILQQHPVYASLLTHYGKKMMILEPEQINL from the coding sequence ATGATTGACGCCAACCCCTATATCAGTGAGATTGAAGCACTCTCTGCATCACCTCTGGATGCAGTAGAGAAAGTGCAACAATTAAAAAAGATCCTGGAGCGCCTCTGCAGAGAGATGACCCAAGAAGAGTCGCTGCAATTCTCCAACCTCTTCTCGCGAATAGTGTTCATATCCCAGAAACTGAAACTGCCGCGTCAGCTGGAATGGCAGCTGCAGCACTTTCGGGTACGGGAAAAGGAGTTGCGCCGCGAGCCAGATAAGCAGTCTGCCCTGCAACTCTACCGGTCAGCGAAAAAAGCGGTAGAGACTTTGTTGGAGATTGCCGGAAGGGATTCCTCGCCGGAGGATGGAGCATCTGCCCCAGTGAAAAGTGAAGGAGTGGGTTCCGGGATAACACTTCCCCTTTCCTCCACATTACGGGTTCAACTGCTACAGTGCGATCCGGAACGGGGTGAGTTACTCTGCAGTTGTGAGGATCCCCCCGGTGCCGAGATACAGGTGCGTTACACACACCTGGTGACAGATGCACCGGAAGAGGATCAGTACAACCTTTTACGTGTGGGGGCACAACTCAATCTGATCGACTGTAAGACCGACAGAGAAGGTATTTTCACTCCCCGCTTAATCGTACTGGAACCGGACTACCTGGTAGATGCCTCTGCCCTTGCCGAATGTTTCCAGGAGTATGCCGTTACTCCTTTTCACTACTTCCGCAACAAGTTCAGCGAGAAAGAGAATCGTTCTTACCTGCTACTGGGTAACCTGGCCAACTTCTTCCTGGACGAGCTGGTCTTCGCCACTGACCCGGAGCAGCTCACCTTCGACGAAATCTTTCTACGCTCTTTCAAACAATCCCCTTTCGAATATACCAGCTGTGCTGACATTCAGTCCAATGCCGATTTTCGCGAATTCATGCTGAAGGCAAGGAGCCAGTTCGATAACATCCGGAGGGTTGTGCGGGACGATTTACCACGTATGGAGATCGACCTGCATCACTGTACGCTGGAACCCTCCTTCTTCAGTGAGCGGTATGGTTTCCAGGGACGGCTCGACCTGTTACACCTACTCCCCGGCAGCGGTGAAGCGAAGATTGTGGAACTGAAATCAGGGAGGTTGCCCTACCCTTCCGGTGATGACAGCAAGATAGCCCTCAATCACGAGGTACAGACGGCAATCTACCGGATGATGATAGAAGGAGTCTTCGGATTCGACAGTCATTCCCTTGATGCGGCGATCCTATACTCTGCCGGCAACCGGCCGGGTACCAACCTGCGTTTTGCCGCGGTGTGGCAAGATCTTGAGAGGCAGATCACCGGGATGCGCAACCGGATTATTGCCCACGAGCAGGCTCTGATACAGGGAGACAATCAGACGGTGGAAGCGTTGTTCAACGGTCTGTTTGCGACGGCTGCCGAAAGAGAAAAGGTGCCGGCATTCTATCGCTCCCGCGTGAATGAGATGCGTGACCTGCTGGCCCGATGCAGTGACTTTGAAAAAGCCTACTTCTATCGCTTCATACGCTTCGTGTCTCGTGAGCTCTATCTCCAGAAGATCGGCGATGTGGCGTACGAAACACCCACAGGACTGGCATCGCTCTGGAACAGTGATTTCAGTGAGCGAGCAGCCGCACTCGATGTGCTTTGCGATCTCACCATCCTGGAAATCGACGATGCAGGTAGTGACATGACCATCTTCTTTACCCGCAACAGCAAAGACCAGGAGATTGCCAACTTCCGCGAGGGAGAGATTTGCATTGTCTACCCGCGTTCAGATGCCCGCGACACGGTGCTGAACAGACAGATTCTAAAAGGTACTCTTGTACACATCAACAGTGAAACGGTGGAAGTACGTTTCCGTTACAAACAGCGGAACCGGCACTACTTCGATAACAACCGGCTCTGGGCCATTGAGCATGACAGCCTCGATAGCTCCTTCAACAGCATGTATCGGAGCCTCTATGCTTTCCTCGGGGCCACCCCTTCGAAGAAAGAACTTTTGCTGGGACTGCATCCCCCTGTCAATCCGTCTCTGAGTGATGAAAACAGATTGCCATACCCGCAGAACATCATTCGTCGTGCAGTAGCGGCTGAGGAGTACTTCCTGATTGTAGGCCCCCCGGGTACGGGGAAGACCTCAATCTTCGCACGTCGACTGATAGAAGAGTATCATCGCCGACCGGAATGCAACATCCTGGTGTTGGCCTACACCAACAGGGCTGTGGATGAACTGTGCGATGCGATCCACGCTGCCCTGGGATGCAATGAAGAGGTGTGCGACAGTTACATTCGAGTGGGCACGGAGCTCTCCTGTGCTCCCAAGTATCGCCACCGGCTTCTTCAGAAGGTGGCAGAGAAGGCACCCAACAGGGAGTCACTGCGTAGGGAGATGGAAGAGACCCGCATCTATGTGGCTACGCTGGCTTCTATCCTGGGACGGATGGAACTCTTCACCCTGAAACATTTCCACCTGGCTCTTGTGGATGAGGCCTCCCAGATTCCCGAGCCACAGCTAATCGGCCTCCTGCCACGGTTCGATAAGTTCATCCTCATAGGCGACCACAACCAGCTCGCCACCATCGTTCTGCAACAAGCGTCGCTCTCCCGTGTCGAAGAGGTACCGCTGCGGGAGGCAGGTATCACCGACTGCCGTGAGTCGCTGTTTGAAAGGTTAATACGCCGCTGCGCCGATCAGGGGTGGGATCATGCTACGGCACAGCTCTCATACCAAGGGAGGATGCATGAGGAGATCGCAGCCTTCCCCGCGCGGCAGTTCTATGGAGGCAACCTCTTCACCGCCTCGGAATGGCAGTCGGAACAATGGCAGTTGTTTCCCGGGAAGAACGATCCAATACAACATCTGGCCGGCTCTTTGCGCACCGCATTCCTCTCCACGGAGAAATTGAACCACAATTGCTCATCTGATAAAATTAATGAATCGGAAGCGGTTGTCATTGTACATTTGCTGCAATCAATACGGGATCTCTATCATGCCAACGGGAAAAAGTTCCACCCGGGGCGAGTAGGTATCATCGCTCCTTACCGGAACCAGATTGCCTTGATACGACACCGACTCGAAGCAAGTGACTTCCCCGGAGCAGAAGAGGTGATGATCGACACGGTAGAGCGATTCCAGGGGAGTCAGCGTGACCTGATACTACTCTCCTTCTGCGTAAACAAACCATATCAAATGCAGTTCCTCTGCAACCTCAACCACGATGCCACGGTAGACCGCAAGTTGAACGTAGCCATTACCAGAGCGCGGCAGCAACTTTTCCTTGTAGGCAACGCAAGCATCCTCCAGCAACACCCGGTTTACGCTTCGTTACTCACCCATTACGGAAAAAAAATGATGATTTTGGAGCCGGAACAGATAAATCTTTAG
- the uvrB gene encoding excinuclease ABC subunit UvrB has protein sequence MQFQLTSEYRPTGDQPEAIRSLLEGLRDKVPYQTLLGVTGSGKTFTIANVIAQVNKPTLVLSHNKTLAAQLYSEFKSFFPHNAVEYFVSYYDYYQPEAYIPTTDTYIEKDLSINDEIEKLRLAATSSLLSGRNDVIVVSSVSCLYGIGNPEDFNKTTIEVTVGQTLERDHFLRLLVNSLYSRNETADYNRGNFRVKGDTVDVFLAYHDYIIRVIFWGDEIESIESVDPLTGVTMERLDNYRIFPANLFVTTQERINRAVDEIHLDLGKQVDFFQEIGKPYEAKRLYERVTYDLEMIKEIGYCSGIENYSRYFDGREPGTRPFCLLDFFPEDYLTVIDESHVTIPQIRAMYGGDNSRKKNLVEYGFRLPAAIDNRPLRFEEFEELTPEIIFVSATPADYELEKSEGIVVDQLIRPTGLLDPPIDVRPSLNQIDDLMEEIQLRVEKDERVLVTTLTKRMAEELTEYLAGNNIRCNYIHSDVETLERVKIMEQLRGGLFDVLIGVNLLREGLDLPEVSLVAVLDADKEGFLRSHRSLTQTAGRAARNVNGRVIFYADKITDSMRKTIDETNRRREKQMKYNEEHGITPRQIKRALSSALSKEITATAEARAYVEPDYSSLAAEPLAEMATTGELKAKIEQTRKAMLSAAKKLEFLEASQLRDQLVMLEEKLKIER, from the coding sequence ATGCAGTTTCAACTAACATCAGAATACAGACCAACAGGTGATCAGCCAGAAGCCATCCGGTCACTGCTGGAAGGACTTCGCGACAAGGTACCCTATCAGACGCTGTTGGGTGTCACCGGTTCTGGCAAGACCTTCACCATCGCCAATGTGATCGCTCAGGTGAACAAGCCCACGCTGGTGCTGAGCCATAACAAGACGCTGGCGGCACAGCTCTACAGTGAGTTCAAGAGCTTCTTCCCCCACAATGCGGTGGAGTACTTCGTCTCCTACTACGATTACTACCAGCCGGAAGCTTACATCCCCACCACCGACACCTACATCGAGAAGGATCTCTCCATCAACGATGAAATAGAAAAACTACGTCTGGCGGCCACCTCCTCGCTGCTCTCGGGACGGAACGACGTGATCGTTGTCTCTTCGGTCTCCTGCCTGTATGGTATCGGCAATCCCGAGGACTTCAACAAAACCACCATCGAGGTCACCGTAGGGCAGACTCTCGAGAGGGATCATTTTCTGCGTTTACTGGTCAACAGCCTCTACTCGCGCAACGAGACAGCCGATTATAACCGGGGAAACTTCCGGGTGAAAGGGGATACGGTGGATGTCTTCCTGGCCTATCACGATTACATCATACGCGTCATCTTCTGGGGAGATGAGATCGAGAGCATCGAGTCGGTAGACCCACTTACAGGCGTCACCATGGAGCGGCTGGACAACTACCGCATCTTTCCGGCCAACCTCTTCGTTACTACGCAGGAGCGGATCAACCGTGCCGTAGATGAGATACATCTCGATCTGGGCAAGCAAGTGGATTTTTTTCAGGAGATAGGCAAGCCCTACGAGGCCAAAAGGTTGTATGAGCGGGTGACATACGATCTGGAGATGATCAAGGAGATCGGTTACTGCTCGGGCATTGAGAACTACTCACGTTATTTCGACGGACGGGAGCCCGGCACGCGCCCTTTTTGCCTGTTGGATTTCTTTCCGGAAGATTATCTCACCGTGATCGACGAGAGCCATGTCACCATCCCCCAGATACGTGCCATGTATGGCGGCGACAACTCACGCAAGAAGAACCTAGTGGAGTATGGTTTCCGTTTGCCGGCAGCCATCGACAATCGCCCACTCCGCTTCGAGGAGTTTGAGGAGTTGACACCGGAGATCATCTTCGTCAGTGCCACGCCTGCCGACTACGAGCTGGAGAAGTCGGAGGGAATCGTGGTGGATCAGCTGATACGACCTACCGGTCTGCTTGATCCGCCCATCGATGTACGTCCGAGCCTCAACCAGATCGACGACCTGATGGAAGAGATTCAACTGCGTGTAGAGAAGGATGAACGAGTGCTGGTCACCACCCTCACCAAACGGATGGCGGAAGAGCTGACCGAGTACCTGGCGGGGAACAACATCCGATGTAACTACATTCATTCAGACGTGGAGACGCTCGAACGGGTGAAGATCATGGAGCAGCTGCGGGGTGGACTCTTCGATGTACTGATAGGTGTCAACTTGTTGCGCGAGGGACTGGACTTGCCTGAGGTCTCACTGGTGGCGGTGCTCGATGCCGACAAGGAGGGGTTCCTCCGCTCTCACCGCTCCCTGACACAGACCGCCGGCAGGGCAGCCCGTAACGTGAACGGCAGGGTGATCTTCTACGCCGACAAGATCACCGACAGCATGAGGAAGACTATCGATGAGACCAACCGGCGCCGTGAAAAGCAGATGAAATACAACGAGGAGCATGGCATCACTCCACGGCAAATCAAACGGGCCCTCTCCTCGGCATTGAGCAAGGAGATCACCGCGACAGCCGAAGCCAGGGCTTATGTGGAGCCGGACTACTCCTCCCTGGCTGCTGAACCGTTGGCAGAGATGGCAACCACCGGGGAGCTGAAAGCCAAGATCGAGCAGACCCGCAAGGCAATGTTGTCAGCCGCCAAGAAGTTGGAGTTCCTGGAAGCTTCTCAGCTGCGCGATCAGCTGGTGATGTTGGAAGAGAAACTGAAAATTGAACGCTGA